The Dioscorea cayenensis subsp. rotundata cultivar TDr96_F1 chromosome 19, TDr96_F1_v2_PseudoChromosome.rev07_lg8_w22 25.fasta, whole genome shotgun sequence genome includes a window with the following:
- the LOC120249309 gene encoding LOW QUALITY PROTEIN: BTB/POZ domain-containing protein At1g04390 (The sequence of the model RefSeq protein was modified relative to this genomic sequence to represent the inferred CDS: deleted 1 base in 1 codon) yields MRSSSKAGRGGRRGNPLLSDHVIKVRQRLHEALALGIKVDDNKQRKWQCSDTEIQLHVLKAMGNFIGCVSPHALEHSIPKDCISDMFLALEAILCSRNERVLGFAADTTNKLVLTLELSICKYDIWELVVCLSRCLSKCQSQVVNSCVVAMDQILKSPGVMRWKKNEETWKVIKENNIIGNLVIVFKDDVDVDQSYEYFMHIASLFKTIILKCPSARYYVWKCSELIMKLGSICSHPNPSAAAAALELFATLALCGDVAMELLGNKQIVSKAIQSMEPSQPGLVRVQALNVCQSLMRSAKGCHMLINVYCEPVVQGIISALSEPSTYVQSAVRMVAFHVALIACWSGDHHLCFWKLGIDKVLFDILLGDCSMININQNPLPTEMLFSKIYECHVGVRAYIWEILGWLAIYCEDKFLFKTDQRFWYLKVLISCACSAVKVVMHRRHVKLSSSDNFEFEPIRATLQMLCSPSKYISSQAKHHLSECLQSDGHEHLEFLLESLTLIATGDVSLISDSFQTTVNIVSFGCYSTLSEYEILILEKRGVYIISAIINRCLNGDTKLSRSAIPSHIDRYPYIKACCWSDATDWEGENVILFHCLHALARLLNVLGRCNHQKNSVGKVHCALCEISEAQFLVENLQYVLSKNFSPGTKSYAAYVLSFFNFYGFPSKLGKRLERTLGENELADVQFVFSNGQVLNAHSVIVLARCPRLLPFEKVLNHKKPGDVSTERHVFELKPSKFTREVGISEEVDAMAFKKILEYVYSGMIQVEVEDVGPVKKIAKFCGLKSLLYMLQRGLPKWGLDTPICDLTQALKPACQAFTDISLEGKATEGVAWNCSICQLSMPHMCAHKVVLSSSCDYFRALFSSGMRDSNADVIKVPIGWNALVKLVKWMYSAELPRINNGCAWNNMDGEQQLSELQAYVELASLADYWLMNGFQEECLDAIIPLLNVDHQIVLKTIAIAAGLNQRKIVEVAISSIASLFPKLRDTGDLESFDEVIVDIFRDKYLRESHDLGD; encoded by the exons ATGAGGTCGTCGTCGAAGGCCGGCCGTGGTGGCCGGAGGGGCAATCCCTTGCTCAGTGACCACGTGATCAAAGTCCGACAGCGCCTCCATGAAGCCCTTGCTCTCGGCATCAA GGTTGATGATAACAAACAGAGGAAGTGGCAGTGTTCTGATACTGAAATTCAGTTGCATGTTCTCAAAGCAATGGGGAATTTTATTGGTTGTGTTTCTCCTCACGCTTTGGAGCATTCAATTCCGAAG GATTGTATCTCAGATATGTTTCTTGCACTGGAAGCTATTCTTTGTTCAAGAAATGAGAGAGTTCTGGGCTTTGCTGCTGATACAACAAACAAATTGGTCCTAACTTTAGAACTTTCCATTTGTAAATATGATATTTGGGAACTTGTGGTTTGTTTGTCACGCTGCTTGTCCAAATGTCAGTCGCAGGTGGTGAACTCTTGTGTAGTTGCAATGGATCAAATCCTGAAAAGTCCAGGGGTTATgagatggaaaaaaaatgaggaaacTTGGAAAGTGATTaaggaaaataatataattggcaaccttgttattgtttttaaagaTGATGTTGATGTAGACCAATCATATGAATATTTCATGCACATAGCTTctctttttaaaacaataatcttgaAGTGCCCCTCTGCTAGATATTATGTTTGGAAATGCTCTGAGTTGATCATGAAGCTTGGGAGTATTTGTTCACACCCGAATCCTTCAGCAGCTGCTGCTGCCCTTGAGTTGTTTGCAACTCTAG CTCTTTGTGGAGATGTGGCAATGGAGCTTTTGGGAAACAAACAAATTGTTTCCAAGGCCATTCAAAGCATGGAACCCTCACAACCTGGCTTGGTTCGAGTTCAGGCCCTAAACGTTTGCCAATCTTTGATG AGATCTGCCAAGGGTTGCCACATGCTAATCAATGTCTATTGTGAGCCTGTTGTACAAGGAATAATTAGTGCATTGAGCGAACCATCAACATATGTTCAGTCCGCCGTTAGGATGGTGGCATTTCATGTAGCATTAATAGCATGTTGGAGTGGTGATCATCATTTATGCTTTTGGAAGCTTGGCATTGACAAAGTCctttttgatattcttttaggAGATTGCAGCATGatcaacataaatcaaaaccctCTGCCCACTGAAAtgttgttttcaaaaatatatgaatgtcATGTGGGTGTAAGAGCTTATATATGGGAAATTCTCGGATGGCTTGCAATATATTGTGAAGATAAGTTTCTCTTCAAAACTGACCAAAGATTCTGGTATCTTAAGGTTCTAATTTCCTGTGCGTG CTCTGCTGTAAAGGTGGTGATGCATAGAAGACATGTTAAGTTGTCCTCCTCTGACAACTTTGAGTTTGAACCTATAAGAGCAACCCTTCAGATGCTTTGTTCACCAAGCAAATACATTTCATCACAGGCAAAACACCATTTATCCGAATGTCTACAGTCTGATGGTCATGAACATTTGGAGTTTCTACTAGAGTCACTGACATTAATTGCAACTGGAGATGTCTCTTTAATATCAGATAGTTTTCAAACAACTGTTAATATTGTAAGTTTTGGATGCTATTCAACTTTATCAGAGTATGAGATTCTTATTTTAGAGAAGAGAggtgtatatattatatcagCCATTATCAATAGATGCTTAAATGGTGATACAAAACTTAGTAGGTCAGCCATTCCTTCCCATATTGATAGATATCCTTATATAAAAGCATGCTGTTGGAGTGATGCCACTGATTGGGAAGGGGAGAAcgtgattttatttcattgtcttCATGCACTTGCGCGGCTACTCAATGTCTTAGGGAGATGTAATCATCAAAAAAATTCTGTTGGCAAAGTTCACTGTGCATTGTGTGAAATTTCTGAAGCTCAATTTCTTGTTGAGAACCTTCAATATGTTTTGTCCAAAAATTTTAGCCCAGGGACAAAATCATATGCTGCATATGTTCTTAGCTTCTTCAACTTTTACGGGTTTCCAAGCAAGCTTGGCAAAAGGTTAGAAAGAACACTTGGTGAAAACGAACTTGCTGACGTGcaatttgtattttcaaatggTCAAGTTCTGAATGCTCACAGTGTCATTGTCTTGGCAAGATGCCCACGTCTGTTGCCTTTTGAAAAAGTTCTCAATCACAAGAAACCGGGTGATGTGTCCACAGAGAGGCATGTATTTGAACTAAAACCAAGTAAGTTCACACGTGAAGTTGGCATATCTGAGGAGGTGGATGCAATGGCTTTCAAAAAGATTTTGGAATATGTTTATTCAGGCATGATCCAAGTGGAGGTTGAGGATGTTGGGCCAGTGAAAAAAATTGCCAAGTTTTGTGGCTTAAAGTCATTATTGTACATGCTCCAGCGAGGATTACCTAAATGGGGCCTTGATACGCCAATTTGTGACCTGACACAAGCACTTAAACCAGCTTGCCAGGCTTTTAC GGACATCAGCTTGGAAGGTAAGGCAACTGAAGGAGTGGCTTGGAATTGCTCAATCTGCCAACTT TCAATGCCTCATATGTGCGCACACAAAGTAGTACTATCATCCAGCTGTGATTATTTTAGGGCACTGTTTTCTTCTGGGATGCGAGACAG TAATGCAGATGTTATCAAGGTTCCCATAGGATGGAATGCATTGGTTAAGCTAGTCAAGTGGATGTATTCAGCGGAGCTCCCAAGAATAAATAATGGTTGTGCGTGGAACAATATGGATGGGGAGCAGCAACTTTCAGAGCTCCAGGCATATGTGGAACTTGCTTCCCTTGCTGACTATTGGTTAATGAATGGGTTTCAAGAGGAGTGTTTAGATGCAATTATTCCTCTTCTTAATGTTGATCACCAAATTGTTCTGAAGACAATTGCCATTGCTGCCGGCCTCAATCAAAGGAAAATAGTTGAGGTTGCTATCAGCAGCATAGCCAGTTTGTTTCCTAAATTGCGTGATACCGGTGATCTTGAAAGTTTTGATGAAGTGATTGTTGATATTTTCCGAGATAAATATCTTCGTGAGAGTCATGATTTGGGTGACTGA
- the LOC120283659 gene encoding probable UDP-arabinose 4-epimerase 3, whose product MIPVNRTRSQPRSARSWSFTGMEYSERRKPHFLGKAIAAFLLVIFCIATLKQCSRHHRSPILSTSVFSVHDPEIIHVLVTGGAGYIGSHAALRLLKDSYRVTIVDNLSRGNIGAIKVLQEQFPEPGRLQFIFADLGDSKAVNQIFAENAFDAVMHFAAVAYVGESTLEPLRYYHNITANTLVILEAMAAYGVRTLIYSSTCATYGEPETMPITEETPQLPINPYGKAKKMAEDIILDFSKNSDMAVMILRYFNVIGSDPEGRLGEAPRPELREHGRISGACFDSASGIIPGLKVKGTDYQTADGTCIRDYIDVTDLVDAHVKALDKAKPNKVGIYNVGTGKGRSVKEFVEACKKATGINVKVEYLDRRPGDYAEVYSNPSKINNELNWTAQFTDVEESLRIAWLWQKSHPNGYRS is encoded by the exons ATGATACCTGTCAACAGGACCAGAAGTCAGCCAAGGTCTGCTAGATCTTGGTCTTTTACAG GGATGGAATACTCAGAAAGGCGCAAGCCTCATTTTCTCGGAAAAGCAATTGCAGCTTTTCTTCTAGTGATCTTTTGCATTGCTACACTAAAGCAATGCAGCCGGCACCACCGAAGTCCAATCCTAAGCACAAGTGTG ttcTCTGTTCATGATCCTGAGATTATACATGTCCTAGTGACTGGAGGTGCTGGTTATATAGGGTCCCATGCTGCACTCCGACTCCTAAAGGACTCATATCGAGTGACTATCGTG GATAATCTTTCTAGAGGAAATATTGGGGCCATTAAGGTTCTCCAGGAACAATTTCCTGAACCTGGAAGACTCCAATTCATTTTTGCTGATCTAGGGGATTCTAAAGCT GTTAATCAAATATTTGCAGAAAATGCATTTGATGCTGTCATGCACTTTGCTGCTGTTGCTTATGTTGGTGAGAGTACACTTGAACCTCTCAG GTACTATCATAATATCACAGCAAACACTTTGGTTATTCTAGAGGCAATGGCAGCCTATGGTGTAAGAACTTTGATCTATTCTAGTACTTGCGCCACATATGGCGAACCTGAAACAATGCCCATCACAGAAGAAACTCCTCAG CTCCCAATCAACCCTTATGGCAAGGCAAAGAAAATGGCAGAGGACATCATTTTAGATTTTTCGAAGAATTCAGACATGGCTGTCATGATACTAAG ATATTTCAATGTCATCGGCTCAGATCCTGAAGGAAGGTTAGGTGAGGCTCCTAGACCTGAATTACGGGAGCATGGACGAATTTCCGGTGCATGCTTCGATTCAGCATCAGGAATTATTCCAGGACTGAAG GTTAAGGGAACAGACTATCAAACAGCCGATGGGACTTGTATAAGAGACTATATAGATGTCACTGATCTTGTCGATGCTCATGTCAAGGCTCTGGACAAAGCAAAGCCTAACAAAGTTGGAATCTACAACGTCGGTACTGGAAAAG GTCGATCAGTAAAGGAGTTTGTGGAAGCATGCAAGAAGGCGACCGGGATCAATGTGAAGGTCGAATACCTGGACCGTCGGCCCGGGGACTATGCCGAAGTCTACAGCAATCCTTCCAAGATCAACAATGAGCTCAACTGGACAGCTCAGTTCACTGACGTTGAAGAGAGCCTTCGCATTGCATGGCTATGGCAGAAATCTCATCCCAATGGCTACCGATCATAA